A single Larimichthys crocea isolate SSNF chromosome VIII, L_crocea_2.0, whole genome shotgun sequence DNA region contains:
- the LOC109136980 gene encoding beta-2 adrenergic receptor → MTALPPNVSVPGSTAVLLLTTATEAGLGSGQSLAPLCTLCCCGFLNRTLAVVFMVSLAFAIVVGNVVTLTVFVQTRQSRTPQGYLKVSLAIADMMVGVLVVPFSVYTEISLMVASTPPIWYQGSFTSPATSSRLGGLVSPWQPCMLIGPVFAGCTFVSISTIFLMTLERSVAILRPLHKDTLVTRRRTLLLIFLSWAASFLLALAPLIFSSNFILEYNECSRMCNYIPLLFGSRLPPDANILLLFPTFDFTLLGGTLAVNIVSFTSIRRYTRKRKLLSEGSLTEGGAVGGGGGCPHRPSFSDIKAAKTIGILTFAFTASFTPIAVFVLGNVVGYTWCNFSFFAFWILTGNSCCNVIIYSVRDRRFRKGVTLLFRRDQSPPHSEKN, encoded by the exons ATGACTGCTCTGCCTCCCAACGTCAGTGTTCCCGGGAGTACAGCAGTTCTGCTGCTGACCACAGCTACCGAGGCAGGACTCGGTTCAGGCCAGTCACTGGCCCCACTCTGTACCCTTTGTTGCTGTGGATTTCTCAATCGCACCCTGGCAGTGGTGTTCATGGTCAGCCTGGCATTTGCCATCGTGGTTGGAAATGTGGTCACCCTTACTGTCTTTGTGCAAACGAGGCAGTCCCGAACACCACAGGGATACCTGAAAG tgtctcTGGCCATAGCAGACATGATGGTTGGTGTCCTCGTGGTCCCTTTTTCTGTCTACACCGAGATCTCTCTGATGGTGGCCAGCACTCCTCCCATTTGGTACCAGGGCAGTTTTACTTCACCAGCCACCTCCTCTCGTCTCGGGGGACTAGTGAGCCCTTGGCAGCCCTGCATGCTGATTGGCCCGGTGTTTGCTGGATGCACCTTCGTCTCCATCAGCACCATCTTCCTCATGACACTGGAGCGGAGTGTGGCCATCCTAAGGCCGCTCCACAAGGACACCTTGGTTACCCGGAGACGAACTCtgctcctcatcttcctctcgtGGGCTGCCAGCTTCCTGCTGGCTCTTGCGCCTCTCATCTTCAGCAGCAACTTTATTTTGGAGTACAACGAGTGCAGTCGTATGTGTAACTACATCCCACTATTGTTCGGAAGCCGGCTGCCACCTGATGCAAACATTTTGCTGTTATTCCCAACATTTGACTTCACACTGCTCGGTGGGACGTTAGCAGTTAACATTGTGTCGTTCACTAGCATCCGGCGGTATACCAGGAAACGCAAACTTCTCTCAGAGGGTAGTCTGACTGAGGGTGGGGCagtaggaggagggggagggtgcCCTCACAGGCCTTCCTTTTCAGACATCAAAGCTGCAAAGACAATTGGCATACTAACATTCGCCTTCACAGCATCCTTCACTCCCATTGCAGTGTTTGTGCTCGGGAATGTGGTGGGATACACCTGGTgtaacttttccttttttgccTTCTGGatcctgacaggaaacagttgCTGTAATGTAATTATCTACAGTGTCAGGGACCGCCGCTTCAGGAAAGGTGTGACCCTGCTTTTTCGGCGAGACCAGTCCCCCCCACACAGCGAGAAGAACTAA